TCAGATGAGGCGGATTCCTCGGCAAGGCTCAGAAGCGGATCGGTCATGAAATCTTCAGATGTCTTTGCCGACTGTCTTCCTTTTATCGGCTCGTCGTCTATAGCAAGATCGACATCGGGATCAAAGATCCGAAGGGAACGCAGATGCGGATTTGCTCGGGCCATAACGCATGACATAGCAAAAGGATATTTCTGGAAAGTGTTTTTTAACCTTCAGAGATAGGAGGCGATAGCGGAAGCAAGGAGCAGCGGCGATCAGGGGCTTTTCCAGCTGCCTATTTCGCGATGAAGCACATCCTCACGCGGAAGCACGGAACGCAGGCGACGCACCGGTTTATTCAACTGCCGTCTGATCTCGGGGATCATCTCAATCGTCGCCCGATAGCCTTCGGCGATCGACGTCTCGCCCTCATGAAAATCCAGGAAGCCCACACTGTTCAGGTTCGGCGCTATCGTAATCTCTGCCTTCATATGAGCCATATTCGTTTCGCGCACGCGATTCATCATCGTCTCGATCGATCGATGCACGACATCGGCGAGCGAATCAGGCACGGTACTTGATAGATTCGCATTGAGATCCACTGCGATAACGATATCGGCTCCGAGCGCACGCGCAAGATCGACGGGAACAGGATTGAGCATACCGCCGTCGGCAAGCATCATGTTTCCGTACTCAAGCGGAGTGAAAAATCCGGGAACGGCGACGGTGCTTCGAATCGCCGGAATCAAAGGCCCGCTTGTAATATGGACC
This region of Leptonema illini DSM 21528 genomic DNA includes:
- a CDS encoding patatin-like phospholipase family protein, whose amino-acid sequence is MRLAGFKIGRPVIGIALGSGSARGWAHIGVLRALAEEGIRPKIVTGTSAGGVVAAFYAASALDNLEEFVRNYKGFGSTIAHLDFGLGNAGMITGKRWLANFLEAYLPVRDFRQLTLPLGMVATDLISMKEVHITSGPLIPAIRSTVAVPGFFTPLEYGNMMLADGGMLNPVPVDLARALGADIVIAVDLNANLSSTVPDSLADVVHRSIETMMNRVRETNMAHMKAEITIAPNLNSVGFLDFHEGETSIAEGYRATIEMIPEIRRQLNKPVRRLRSVLPREDVLHREIGSWKSP